From the genome of Muricauda sp. SCSIO 64092, one region includes:
- the proS gene encoding proline--tRNA ligase, with amino-acid sequence MGKNLTSRAEDYSKWYNELVVKADLAENSGVRGCMVIKPYGFAIWEKMQAGLDKMFKDTGHQNAYFPIFIPKSYFSKEASHVEGFAKECAVVTHYRLKNSEDGSGIVVDENAKLEEELIVRPTSETIIWDTYRKWIQSYRDLPLLLNQWANVVRWEMRTRLFLRTAEFLWQEGHTAHATEKEAVDEAEMIMHLYADFAENHMAVPVIKGTKTESERFAGAVETYCIEALMQDGKALQSGTSHFLGQNFAKAFDVKFANKEGKQDYVWATSWGVSTRLMGALIMTHSDDNGLVLPPKLAPIQVVIIPIYKGMEQLEAISKKVEPLVEALKEKGISVKYDDRDTHKPGFKFNEYELKGVPVRLAIGNRDLENGTIEVARRDTLEKESVPMENILDTLTSLLEEIQLHIFQKAKRHQEDHITLVDSYSDFKKQLEEKGGFFAAHWDGTRETEDRIKEETKATIRCIPIDVQNEEGRCMVTSKPSPYRVLFAKAY; translated from the coding sequence ATGGGTAAAAATTTGACGAGTAGGGCGGAAGACTACTCCAAATGGTATAATGAATTGGTAGTAAAGGCAGATTTGGCCGAGAACTCGGGCGTTAGGGGATGTATGGTCATTAAACCCTATGGATTTGCCATTTGGGAAAAGATGCAAGCAGGTCTCGACAAGATGTTCAAGGATACGGGGCATCAAAATGCCTACTTTCCCATTTTTATTCCCAAGTCCTATTTTAGCAAGGAGGCAAGTCATGTGGAAGGGTTTGCAAAAGAGTGTGCCGTAGTTACCCATTACCGATTGAAGAACTCGGAGGATGGAAGTGGTATCGTAGTGGATGAGAATGCAAAATTGGAAGAGGAATTGATTGTAAGGCCTACTTCCGAAACCATTATTTGGGACACCTACAGAAAATGGATCCAATCGTATCGGGATCTTCCCTTGTTATTGAACCAATGGGCCAATGTGGTGCGATGGGAAATGCGGACCCGACTTTTTTTGAGAACGGCGGAATTTCTTTGGCAGGAAGGCCATACCGCCCATGCTACGGAAAAGGAAGCTGTGGATGAGGCCGAGATGATCATGCATTTATATGCGGATTTTGCGGAGAACCATATGGCGGTTCCCGTAATCAAAGGAACAAAAACAGAAAGCGAACGTTTTGCCGGAGCGGTTGAAACCTATTGTATAGAGGCCTTGATGCAGGACGGTAAGGCACTGCAATCAGGGACCTCCCACTTTTTGGGGCAAAATTTTGCCAAGGCCTTTGACGTGAAATTTGCCAACAAGGAAGGAAAACAAGATTATGTCTGGGCAACTTCCTGGGGGGTTTCCACCAGATTGATGGGGGCATTGATAATGACACACAGTGATGATAATGGGTTGGTACTCCCGCCAAAATTGGCACCTATCCAAGTAGTTATAATCCCTATCTACAAGGGAATGGAACAGCTTGAGGCCATATCCAAAAAAGTGGAACCTTTGGTCGAGGCCCTTAAGGAAAAGGGAATTTCGGTGAAATACGATGATAGGGACACCCATAAGCCCGGATTTAAATTCAATGAGTACGAACTTAAGGGCGTTCCAGTGCGTTTGGCCATCGGAAATAGGGATTTGGAGAATGGAACCATCGAAGTCGCCAGAAGGGATACTTTGGAAAAAGAGTCCGTACCCATGGAAAATATCCTGGATACCTTAACATCCTTATTGGAGGAGATACAGTTGCATATTTTTCAGAAAGCGAAAAGGCACCAGGAAGACCACATCACTTTGGTGGATTCCTATAGTGATTTTAAAAAACAGCTTGAAGAAAAAGGTGGCTTTTTTGCCGCGCATTGGGATGGGACAAGGGAAACCGAGGATAGGATAAAGGAAGAGACCAAGGCTACCATTCGTTGTATTCCCATTGATGTTCAAAATGAAGAAGGCCGCTGTATGGTCACCAGTAAACCTTCCCCATATCGGGTACTTTTTGCAAAGGCCTACTAG
- the rpsT gene encoding 30S ribosomal protein S20 — MANHKSALKRIRRNEAVRLRNRYQHKTMRNAVKKLRNEEDKKAAETLLPTVVGMIDKLAKKNIIHANKAANLKSKLMSKVAAM, encoded by the coding sequence ATGGCAAATCACAAGTCAGCATTAAAAAGAATTAGAAGAAACGAAGCCGTACGTTTGCGCAACCGTTACCAACATAAGACCATGCGTAACGCAGTAAAAAAACTTCGAAATGAAGAGGATAAGAAAGCTGCGGAGACCTTGTTGCCAACCGTGGTTGGGATGATTGATAAGTTGGCCAAGAAGAATATTATCCATGCCAATAAAGCGGCAAATCTAAAGAGCAAGTTGATGAGCAAAGTTGCTGCGATGTAA
- a CDS encoding LruC domain-containing protein, whose protein sequence is MKHLFLPTKALFVLFFAFNLGSCVKDSLDEVIEEESQEGENQQEEVSDGSAITNLVIPEDFEFETSETVAVTINDMAPDAIYTVYAYNDVQFEIQDITVVNDAGEQDSETTFESDEYNQVLFTGRPVNGVLEYMVTTPSYFSKIYIRRKEGNTFSSEIVDIVNGTATYNHSDMSGKSRQAEVSRFKSKYALGRSAQRGVQIDSLFCVNGSGQLFTVNPLNGNLTNLAAMPQGSWTAAIDQTNLYLYSIGRSRPYPLMRYDIVNDSWTTVGNVGMGGPRLDYREEDGLLYFSGNNAKIYTIDPSNGSVLSTWKINNLDVTNGGDLAFAEDGTLFLSSFGGLYRLDLDDRNVYQATRISADNLPFTPTSMTFDSNNELWLASNGGSSDLIIMDTVTGGWEYIYGPNSTSGINFGRTINDLTTLTFTDEEMEDPDTDGDGISDSNDEYPEDAEKAFEQFTPSKYGWGTVAFEDLWPFMGDYDFNDAAINYRFVAIMNSLNEVVELEINFEVTSDGAGLTNAFGIEFESIAPNQVESVTGTVLTEGYINVAPNGVEQDQNRAVVILYDNNETMLNIPTQVVVRFTTPLSIAQLGIAPFNSFLIVDRDRGREIHLPNRLRTSLGVNTVDTEGVNQDPDGNYQTDSRLPWAINIVHEFRVPKEKIPVNQAYNFFNQWATSGGAVFTDWYKDNAGYRNEGNIQ, encoded by the coding sequence ATGAAGCATCTATTTTTACCAACAAAAGCACTCTTTGTCCTTTTTTTTGCCTTTAACCTAGGCTCCTGCGTAAAGGATAGTTTGGATGAAGTAATTGAAGAAGAATCACAGGAAGGGGAAAATCAACAGGAAGAAGTATCCGATGGATCCGCAATTACCAATTTGGTGATACCCGAAGATTTTGAGTTCGAAACCTCCGAGACAGTGGCCGTAACCATAAATGATATGGCTCCCGATGCCATCTACACGGTTTATGCCTACAATGACGTCCAATTTGAAATTCAGGACATCACTGTTGTCAACGATGCAGGTGAGCAAGACAGCGAGACTACTTTTGAATCTGATGAGTACAATCAGGTCTTGTTCACGGGAAGACCCGTTAATGGTGTTTTGGAATATATGGTAACCACACCTTCCTACTTTTCCAAAATCTATATCCGTAGAAAGGAAGGAAATACCTTTAGTTCGGAAATTGTTGATATTGTTAATGGTACCGCAACCTACAACCATTCGGATATGTCCGGAAAATCGAGACAGGCCGAGGTTTCACGGTTTAAATCGAAATATGCATTGGGCAGGTCGGCCCAAAGAGGGGTTCAAATTGACTCATTGTTTTGTGTAAACGGTTCAGGTCAACTATTTACGGTCAATCCTTTAAATGGCAATCTTACCAACCTTGCGGCCATGCCACAAGGGAGTTGGACGGCCGCCATCGACCAAACCAATCTGTATTTATACTCCATAGGTAGAAGCCGGCCTTATCCATTGATGCGTTATGACATCGTCAATGATAGCTGGACAACCGTTGGAAATGTAGGCATGGGAGGTCCAAGATTGGATTACAGGGAAGAGGATGGCCTGTTGTACTTTTCTGGCAACAATGCCAAAATCTATACCATAGACCCTTCAAATGGATCGGTGCTTTCCACTTGGAAAATCAACAATCTGGATGTTACCAACGGTGGTGATCTGGCCTTTGCAGAGGATGGAACTTTATTCCTTAGCAGTTTTGGCGGATTATATCGATTGGATTTAGATGACAGAAACGTGTATCAAGCCACACGAATCAGTGCGGACAACCTCCCTTTTACGCCCACCTCCATGACGTTTGACTCAAACAATGAACTTTGGCTGGCGAGTAATGGTGGAAGTTCCGATCTGATCATTATGGATACCGTTACCGGAGGGTGGGAATACATCTACGGCCCCAACTCAACATCCGGAATTAATTTTGGCCGAACCATCAATGATTTGACCACCCTTACCTTTACCGATGAAGAAATGGAGGATCCTGACACTGATGGTGATGGAATTAGCGATAGCAATGACGAATATCCTGAAGATGCAGAAAAGGCATTTGAGCAATTTACGCCCAGTAAATATGGTTGGGGAACCGTAGCCTTTGAAGATCTGTGGCCATTTATGGGAGATTATGATTTTAATGATGCCGCCATAAATTACCGTTTTGTAGCCATTATGAACTCCTTGAACGAAGTTGTGGAACTGGAAATCAATTTTGAGGTAACTTCAGATGGTGCCGGATTGACCAACGCCTTTGGGATTGAATTTGAAAGCATTGCCCCAAACCAGGTTGAATCCGTTACCGGAACCGTTCTTACCGAAGGTTATATCAATGTGGCTCCCAACGGGGTTGAGCAAGATCAAAACAGGGCCGTCGTAATCCTGTATGATAACAACGAGACCATGTTGAACATTCCCACACAAGTAGTTGTAAGGTTTACCACACCATTGAGTATAGCCCAATTGGGTATTGCTCCGTTCAACTCCTTTTTGATCGTCGATAGGGATCGGGGCCGGGAAATTCACCTGCCCAATAGGTTAAGGACAAGTTTGGGGGTCAATACAGTGGATACCGAAGGGGTGAATCAAGACCCCGATGGCAATTACCAGACCGATTCACGTCTTCCATGGGCAATAAACATTGTACATGAATTTAGGGTTCCCAAGGAAAAAATTCCCGTAAATCAGGCTTATAATTTTTTCAATCAATGGGCCACTTCAGGAGGGGCAGTGTTTACGGATTGGTATAAGGATAATGCCGGATATCGAAATGAGGGAAACATACAATGA
- the rho gene encoding transcription termination factor Rho, with protein sequence MFEITDLKAKKLPELQEIAKELNIPKFKALKKLDLVYQILDVQASNPSVVATGTEDKPKEQKQKRTRTPKRAEASNTPKEEATRKEEPKKEVSKKEVQNEDGKKEQNSAQVDQHKQNGQHKHQNRRNHQTQRNNPQDRRNSNFDKDLKNRYKEPEFEFDSIIESEGVLDIMQDGYGFLRSSDYNYLSSPDDIYVSQSQIRLFGLKTGDTVLGNIRPPKEGEKYFPLIKVNKINGLDPQVVRDRVAFEHLTPLFPREKFNVAHGQTTLSTRIVDLFSPIGKGQRGMIVAQPKTGKTVLLKDIANGIAANHPEVYQIILLIDERPEEVTDMQRNVRGEVVASTFDKEASEHVRVANIVIEKAKRLVECGHDVVILLDSITRLARAYNTVQPASGKVLSGGVDANALHKPKRFFGAARNIENGGSLSIIATALTETGSKMDEVIFEEFKGTGNMELQLDRRISNRRIFPAIDLISSSTRRDDLLLDEQTIQRMWIMRKYLADMNPVEAMEFMEQRMKQTRNNEEFLMTMNE encoded by the coding sequence ATGTTTGAGATAACTGACTTAAAAGCCAAAAAACTGCCCGAGTTGCAGGAAATTGCCAAGGAATTGAACATTCCGAAATTTAAAGCCCTAAAAAAATTGGATTTGGTATACCAAATCCTGGATGTACAGGCATCCAATCCCTCCGTTGTGGCCACTGGCACCGAAGACAAGCCCAAGGAACAGAAGCAAAAAAGGACCAGGACCCCAAAAAGGGCCGAGGCCTCCAATACCCCAAAGGAAGAAGCCACAAGAAAAGAAGAACCTAAAAAAGAGGTTTCAAAAAAAGAGGTGCAGAACGAAGACGGAAAAAAGGAACAAAATTCCGCGCAGGTCGATCAACACAAACAAAATGGCCAGCACAAACACCAGAACAGAAGAAATCATCAAACTCAAAGAAACAATCCACAAGATAGACGAAACAGCAATTTTGATAAGGATTTAAAGAACAGGTACAAGGAACCGGAGTTTGAGTTTGATAGTATTATAGAAAGTGAGGGCGTACTGGACATTATGCAGGATGGATATGGTTTTTTACGATCTTCCGATTACAACTACCTATCATCCCCGGATGATATTTATGTATCCCAGAGTCAAATACGTCTTTTTGGCCTAAAAACCGGTGACACCGTTTTAGGTAACATAAGACCTCCAAAGGAAGGCGAAAAATACTTCCCACTGATCAAGGTGAACAAAATAAATGGTCTCGATCCCCAAGTGGTGCGCGACCGAGTGGCGTTTGAACACCTGACCCCCCTATTTCCAAGGGAAAAATTCAATGTCGCCCATGGGCAAACCACCCTTTCCACAAGAATTGTGGATTTGTTTTCCCCTATAGGAAAAGGGCAAAGGGGTATGATCGTGGCACAGCCAAAAACGGGTAAAACCGTATTGCTAAAGGACATTGCCAATGGAATTGCCGCCAATCATCCGGAAGTCTATCAAATTATCTTGTTGATTGACGAACGCCCGGAAGAGGTTACGGATATGCAGCGTAACGTTCGTGGTGAAGTGGTAGCTTCCACATTTGACAAAGAAGCCAGTGAACATGTGCGTGTGGCCAATATCGTCATCGAAAAGGCCAAACGTTTGGTGGAATGCGGGCACGATGTGGTTATTCTATTGGATTCCATTACACGATTGGCAAGAGCGTACAACACCGTACAGCCCGCTTCCGGAAAAGTACTCTCCGGTGGTGTGGATGCCAATGCCCTTCACAAACCAAAACGCTTCTTTGGCGCCGCACGGAACATAGAGAATGGCGGTTCATTGTCCATCATAGCCACGGCGCTGACCGAGACAGGTTCCAAAATGGACGAAGTCATTTTTGAGGAATTCAAGGGAACAGGTAATATGGAACTACAGTTAGATCGAAGAATCAGTAACCGAAGGATTTTCCCTGCTATTGATTTGATCTCTTCCTCTACCAGAAGGGATGATTTGCTGCTTGATGAGCAGACCATTCAACGTATGTGGATCATGAGAAAATATTTGGCCGACATGAATCCCGTGGAAGCCATGGAATTTATGGAACAACGCATGAAACAGACGCGAAACAACGAGGAGTTTTTAATGACGATGAACGAATAA
- a CDS encoding DUF4293 domain-containing protein yields the protein MIQRIQTLFLALVALCSGALPWTVSLWTLKEGMVIYAKDNFPILAAFVVVAVLAIIAIFLFKKRQHQFVLNRLNLIVNLFLLGFFVYRSLNLSGGTQVSEKGIGMLIPVFSIVFLVLANRAIKKDEDLVKSVDRLR from the coding sequence ATGATTCAACGTATTCAGACATTGTTCCTTGCTTTGGTTGCCCTATGTTCTGGAGCACTTCCGTGGACGGTTTCCCTTTGGACGTTGAAAGAAGGGATGGTGATCTACGCCAAGGACAATTTCCCTATTTTGGCAGCGTTTGTGGTAGTGGCCGTTCTTGCAATTATTGCCATTTTCCTTTTTAAGAAAAGACAACATCAATTTGTTCTAAATAGATTGAACTTAATAGTGAACCTTTTTTTACTAGGATTTTTCGTTTATCGATCGCTAAACTTATCCGGAGGGACGCAAGTCTCTGAGAAGGGTATTGGGATGCTGATTCCTGTATTTTCTATCGTTTTTCTGGTTCTGGCCAACAGGGCCATCAAAAAGGATGAAGATCTTGTAAAATCTGTTGATCGTTTACGTTAG
- a CDS encoding DUF6503 family protein yields the protein MYPLRSAALLLSLLFVSCVQQTKKTTETSNEVLEKLPAYDTSDPQGMLTAIEHAYGGWGDLWKKGDVEFSYHYHDPILKKTDLSTERYLFGNEASYGHYTQHEINVMPEAEGEVTQYFDGEKTTVMQNGRISEDPQANAVGAFLRRANYFWFVMPYKLNDSGTLVSYEGPEEHNNIVYDKIKVTYDPALTGKEQNDAYILFINPDTKLIDRFYFSLPFMGVNEPVLIANYEYEDIDGQMISTKRTYFLPNTKGEYGTEPSLVQTMGNVRFGNGFTIENITE from the coding sequence ATGTATCCATTACGATCGGCAGCGCTCTTACTGTCCTTGCTCTTTGTATCATGTGTACAACAGACAAAGAAAACGACCGAAACCTCCAACGAGGTATTGGAAAAATTACCCGCTTATGATACCTCGGACCCGCAGGGTATGTTGACCGCCATTGAACATGCCTACGGTGGATGGGGGGATTTATGGAAAAAAGGCGATGTGGAATTTAGCTACCATTACCACGACCCCATACTGAAAAAGACCGATTTATCTACTGAACGTTACCTATTTGGCAATGAAGCTTCTTATGGGCATTACACCCAACACGAAATCAATGTGATGCCAGAAGCCGAAGGGGAAGTCACCCAATATTTTGACGGTGAAAAAACCACGGTAATGCAAAATGGGAGAATCAGTGAAGACCCCCAGGCCAATGCGGTAGGGGCTTTTTTAAGGAGGGCCAATTATTTTTGGTTTGTTATGCCCTATAAATTAAATGATAGCGGGACCCTTGTATCTTACGAAGGGCCGGAAGAGCATAACAACATCGTATATGACAAGATAAAGGTAACCTATGATCCGGCACTGACGGGCAAGGAGCAGAATGATGCGTATATCCTCTTTATAAATCCGGATACCAAATTGATCGACAGATTTTACTTTTCGTTGCCATTTATGGGGGTAAATGAGCCCGTATTGATTGCGAATTACGAGTATGAGGATATTGATGGCCAAATGATATCCACAAAACGGACCTATTTTTTACCCAATACGAAAGGGGAATATGGAACTGAACCTAGTTTGGTGCAGACCATGGGCAATGTAAGGTTTGGAAACGGTTTTACCATTGAAAATATAACGGAATAG
- a CDS encoding MBL fold metallo-hydrolase, which produces MKATTLTFILLTFLMGTCHAQDSKVSLAVLGTVQDAGSPHIGCEKECCALLFEKPDPSRMVVALGIIDHGNQKTFLFEATPDMPRQLKTLKRLAGTPAETPNGIFLTHAHIGHYTGLMYLGREALGGRSIPVYTMPKMEAFLENNAPWSQLVALRNITLEPLANKTKVQITSNLSVLPFTVPHRDEFSETVGYKITGPNKTVLFIPDIDKWDRWETVIVTEIKKVDYAFLDATFFDGNEVANRDISEIPHPFAIESMALFHDLPKKEKAKIHFIHFNHTNPLLNENSKEHGLVREKGFNIAKAGSLFKL; this is translated from the coding sequence ATGAAGGCAACAACACTTACTTTTATCCTTTTGACATTTCTTATGGGAACCTGCCATGCCCAAGATTCAAAAGTCTCCTTGGCGGTTTTGGGGACCGTTCAAGATGCGGGAAGTCCCCATATTGGTTGTGAAAAGGAATGTTGTGCCCTTCTTTTTGAAAAACCCGATCCCTCACGGATGGTCGTCGCATTGGGCATTATTGACCATGGGAATCAAAAAACCTTTCTTTTTGAAGCTACCCCGGACATGCCAAGGCAATTGAAAACACTAAAGCGGTTAGCTGGAACCCCTGCAGAAACCCCAAACGGCATATTTTTGACGCACGCCCATATTGGGCATTATACGGGTTTAATGTATTTGGGAAGGGAAGCTTTGGGAGGTAGGTCCATACCCGTGTATACCATGCCCAAAATGGAGGCTTTTTTGGAAAACAATGCGCCTTGGAGTCAACTGGTGGCTCTACGGAACATAACCCTTGAGCCTTTAGCGAACAAAACCAAGGTTCAAATCACATCAAACCTTTCGGTACTTCCCTTTACGGTTCCACATCGGGACGAATTCTCGGAGACCGTAGGCTATAAAATCACCGGCCCGAACAAAACCGTTCTTTTTATCCCCGATATCGATAAATGGGACAGATGGGAAACCGTCATCGTCACAGAGATTAAAAAAGTGGATTATGCCTTCTTGGACGCCACTTTTTTTGACGGGAATGAAGTCGCCAACCGGGACATCTCGGAAATCCCCCATCCTTTTGCCATAGAGAGTATGGCACTTTTTCATGACTTACCAAAAAAAGAAAAGGCAAAGATTCATTTCATACATTTCAACCATACCAATCCTTTGCTCAATGAAAACAGCAAGGAACATGGCCTTGTTCGCGAAAAAGGTTTCAACATTGCAAAGGCGGGCAGTCTTTTTAAACTCTGA